The Oryza glaberrima chromosome 9, OglaRS2, whole genome shotgun sequence genome includes a window with the following:
- the LOC127784145 gene encoding premnaspirodiene oxygenase-like: MDELFYQSLLLSVAAVTVLQLLKLLLVRHRRPRTPPGPWRLPVIGSMHHLVNVLPHRKLRELAAVHGPLMMLQLGETPLVVATSKETARAVLKTHDTNFATRPRLLAGEIVGYEWADILFSPSGDYWRKLRQLCAAEILSPKRVLSFRHIREDEVMMRVNEIRAAGPTTPVNLSVMFHSVTNSIVSRAAFGKKRKNAAEFLAAIKSGVGLASGFNIPDLFPTWTGILATVTGMKRSLRAIYTTVDGILEEIIAERKGIRDEKISGGAENVDENLVDVLIGLQGKGGFGFHLDNSKIKAIILDMFAGGTGTSASAMEWGMSELMRNPSVMKKLQAEIREVLRGKTTVTEADMQAGNLRYLKMVIREALRLHPPAPLLVPRESIDVCELDGYTIPAKSRVIINAWAIGRDPKYWDNPEEFRPERFEDGTLDFTGSNYEFIPFGSGRRMCPGFNYGLASMELMFTGLLYHFDWSLPEGVNEVDMAEAPGLGVRRRSPLMLCATPFVPVVSAN; this comes from the exons atggaCGAGCTCTTCTACCAGTCGCTGCTGCTGTCGGTGGCGGCCGTGACGGTGCTGCAGCTGCTGAAGCTGCTCCTGGTGCGGCATCGCCGTCCCCGGACGCCGCCGGGGCCGTGGCGGCTGCCGGTGATCGGCAGCATGCACCACCTGGTGAACGTGCTCCCGCACCGCAAGCTGCGGGAGCTCGCGGCGGTGCACGGCCCGCTGATGATGCTGCAGCTCGGGGAGACGCCGCTGGTGGTGGCCACCTCCAAGGAGACGGCGCGCGCGGTGCTCAAGACCCACGACACCAACTTCGCGACGCGGCCCCggctgctcgccggcgagatCGTCGGCTACGAGTGGGCCGAcatcctcttctccccctccggCGACTACTGGCGCAAGCTCCGCCAGCTCTGCGCCGCCGAGATCCTCAGCCCCAAGCGCGTCCTCTCCTTCCGTCACATCAGGGAAGACGAG GTGATGATGCGTGTAAACGAGATCCGCGCGGCGGGGCCGACGACGCCGGTGAACCTGAGCGTGATGTTCCACAGCGTCACCAACAGCATCGTGTCGCGGGCGGCGTtcgggaagaagaggaagaacgcGGCGGAGTTCCTGGCGGCCATCAAGTCCGGCGTCGGCCTCGCCAGCGGCTTCAACATCCCCGACCTCTTCCCGACATGGACGGGGATCCTCGCCACGGTCACCGGCATGAAGCGCAGCCTCCGGGCCATCTACACGACGGTGGACGGCATCCTCGAGGAGATCATCGCCGAGAGGAAGGGCATCCGCGACGAGAAGatcagcggcggcgcggagaaCGTCGACGAGAACCTCGTGGACGTGCTCATCGGCCTCCAGGGGAAAGGTGGCTTCGGATTCCACCTTGACAACAGTAAAATCAAGGCTATCATCCTG GACATGTTTGCCGGAGGAACGGGGACATCGGCGTCGGCCATGGAGTGGGGGATGTCGGAGCTGATGCGGAACCCCTCCGTGATGAAAAAACTACAAGCAGAAATCCGCGAAGTGCTCCGAGGGAAGACGACGGTGACCGAGGCCGATATGCAGGCAGGCAACCTCCGTTACCTGAAGATGGTGATCAGGGAGGCGCTACGGCTGCACCCACCGGCGCCTCTTCTAGTGCCGAGGGAGAGCATCGACGTGTGCGAGCTCGACGGGTACACGATCCCTGCCAAATCACGCGTTATCATCAACGCGTGGGCGATAGGACGCGACCCTAAGTACTGGGATAATCCTGAGGAGTTCAGGCCAGAACGGTTCGAGGATGGAACCCTCGACTTCACGGGAAGCAACTATGAGTTCATCCCTTTCGGCTCTGGCCGGAGGATGTGCCCCGGTTTCAACTATGGCCTCGCAAGCATGGAGCTCATGTTTACGGGTCTTCTCTACCACTTCGACTGGTCGCTACCGGAGGGTGTAAATGAGGTGGACATGGCGGAGGCGCCAGGCCTCGGggttcgccgccgctcgccactgaTGCTGTGCGCCACCCCGTTTGTCCCTGTGGTCTCTGCCAATTAG